The Flavobacterium faecale genomic sequence GTACAGAATGCTAATGGCATCTTGCTTTTTGGGACTATATATTCTTTATAAAAAAAAGTCATTCAAAGTAGGTCTAAACTTCTTTATGAAGCTAGTCTTTGTAGGTTTATTAATTGCCCTGCATTGGATATTATTCTTCAAAGCAATTCAAGTTTCAAACGTATCCATTACGCTCTCCATATTTTCGTTAGGAGCATTTTTAGCCTCGTTGATGGAGCCACTTTTTTATGGTAGAAAAATAATTGCCTACGAAGTATTTTTTGGCCTCATAACAATCCTTGGTTTAGGATTGATTATGCAGGTTGAGGTCCATTATCTCGAGGGTATGATGTATGCCTTTATCTCTATATTAATTGGTGTTTTGTTCACTATTTTTAACGGAAAATTGATTCAGAAGCATGATGCTACTGTAATCACATTTTATGAGTTTTTGTCGGGTGTATTTTTTATTAGTATCTATTATATAAGCCAACAACGCTTCACAGCAGACTTTTTTGTCTTAAGTACTAATGATTGGATGGTTTTACTGGCATTGTCCTCTGTTTGCACTGCCTATGCATTTACAGCAGGGGTTAAGGTAATGGAAAAGCTTTCGCCTTATACCGTAATGCTAACGACGAATCTTGAGCCTGTTTACGGGATTGTACTAGCCTATTTAATTTTAGGCGATAAAGAAAAAATGAGTTTTGGATTCTACATCGGTGCCTTGCTTATTTTGGTGATGGTAATTATGAATGGCGTGTACAAAAACAAACGAAAATGGAGTAAAAAAGCAGTAAGAGAATAATCTAGACAGCCTAAATTCGAAATATATTAGATTAATGAAAATATGAAATACTTATTGGTCTTCATTAAGATTCATAGTTATTCGCATTATGAAAGTACAGTTGTATGTACACTATAAATTCGTTTGAATTATGATAATAGTAATTATAACGACCTGCGATAGCAAAATAAGGGCTTTAAATGGAATAAAAAGCCAATGATGTTGATAGTTAAACAGAAAATAAAAGTATTAAACGATATAAAATTTTATATTTGCAATCCAAATAAAATTTAAACGCACAAATCCTATGGAATATTTAGATTTTGAGCTTCCAATAAAAGAATTAGAAGAGCAGTTAGAAAAATGTCAGGTTATTGGTAAGGAGTCAGATGTTGATGTTACAGAAACCTGTACACAAATTAACCAAAAACTGATTGATACCAAGAAAAATATCTACGAAAACCTTACTGCATGGCAAAGAGTACAATTGTCAAGGCACCCAAGTAGACCTTATACGTTAGATCACATTAGAGCTATCTGTGGCGAAAGTTTCCTAGAATTACATGGAGATCGTAACTTTAAAGATGATAAAGCGATGATTGGTGGTTTGGGTAAAATTGGCGGGCAATCGTTTATGATTGTTGGTCAACAAAAAGGATTTAATACCAAAACACGTCAGTATAGAAATTTTGGAATGGCAAATCCAGAAGGGTATAGAAAAGCTTTGCGATTGATGAAAATGGCAGAGAAATTCAATATTCCAGTTCTTACTTTAATTGACACTCCTGGTGCATATCCTGGATTAGAAGCTGAAGAAAGAGGACAAGGAGAAGCTATTGCTAGAAATATTTTCGAAATGGTTCGTTTAAAAGTGCCTATCATTACCGTTATTGTTGGTGAAGGTGCATCTGGTGGAGCATTAGGAATTGGAGTAGGAGACAAAGTATACATGCTTGAAAATACATGGTATTCTGTAATTTCTCCAGAATCTTGTTCTTCTATTTTATGGAAAAGCTGGGAATACAAAGAGATAGCCGCTGATGCCTTGAAACTGACTTCGGCAGATATGAAAAGACAAAATTTAGTTGACGATATTATTCCTGAGCCACTTGGTGGAGCACACTATGATAGAGAAACAACTTTCAAAACAGTTGAAGAATATATCTTGAAAGGATTCAATGAGTTGAAAGACTTATCAACAGAGGACTTAATCGCACAGAGAATGGCTAAATATTGTGCTATGGGTGAATTTCAAGAGTAAAAACTTACTTTTAATAATTAAATCCGAAGCCTTGTCGTTTCGGATTTTTTTTTGGTTATAAACAAAAATGAGCAAGTTGTAAACAAATATTTGTAACAACTAAATTCTCTTATTTTTATAAATTACGTTACTTTCGTTACATGGAAAATTTCAAGAATGCATATCCGGCAAAAGCGGATAAATCAGCAGTTATTAGTCTGGAAAAAGGGAAGTTACCTCCACAGGTGATCGATTTGGAAGAGGCGGTTCTAGGAGCCATGATGATTGATAAAAAAGGAGTTGATGACGTAATTGATATTTTGCAGCCCGATGCTTTTTACAAGGAGGCTCATAGACATATTTTTGAGGCGATTGTAGAATTGTTTACCGAGACACAACCAATAGATTTATTGACCGTTTCGGCTCAATTAAGAAAAAATGCAAAATTAGAATTAGCCGGAGGAGATTTCTACTTGATTCAACTTACGCAAAAAATATCCTCTTCTGCCCATATTGAATTTCACTCTAGAATTATACTTCAAAAATTTATTCAACGTAGTTTAATTCGAATTTCAACAGAAATTATAGAAGCATCCTATGATGAAACTACAGATGTCTTCAACTTATTAGATCAAGCTGAATCGAAATTATATGAGGTTACACAAGGTAACATCAAACGTAGTT encodes the following:
- a CDS encoding DMT family transporter; this encodes MQNDSLKSYLTLHFIVFIWGFTAVLGALLTIESSAIVWYRMLMASCFLGLYILYKKKSFKVGLNFFMKLVFVGLLIALHWILFFKAIQVSNVSITLSIFSLGAFLASLMEPLFYGRKIIAYEVFFGLITILGLGLIMQVEVHYLEGMMYAFISILIGVLFTIFNGKLIQKHDATVITFYEFLSGVFFISIYYISQQRFTADFFVLSTNDWMVLLALSSVCTAYAFTAGVKVMEKLSPYTVMLTTNLEPVYGIVLAYLILGDKEKMSFGFYIGALLILVMVIMNGVYKNKRKWSKKAVRE
- a CDS encoding acetyl-CoA carboxylase carboxyltransferase subunit alpha encodes the protein MEYLDFELPIKELEEQLEKCQVIGKESDVDVTETCTQINQKLIDTKKNIYENLTAWQRVQLSRHPSRPYTLDHIRAICGESFLELHGDRNFKDDKAMIGGLGKIGGQSFMIVGQQKGFNTKTRQYRNFGMANPEGYRKALRLMKMAEKFNIPVLTLIDTPGAYPGLEAEERGQGEAIARNIFEMVRLKVPIITVIVGEGASGGALGIGVGDKVYMLENTWYSVISPESCSSILWKSWEYKEIAADALKLTSADMKRQNLVDDIIPEPLGGAHYDRETTFKTVEEYILKGFNELKDLSTEDLIAQRMAKYCAMGEFQE